One window of Thermacetogenium phaeum DSM 12270 genomic DNA carries:
- a CDS encoding LysM peptidoglycan-binding domain-containing protein, which translates to MNDTMSKPSCPGTLYTIRAGDTFFLLAQRFGVSLDAILAANPGVDPNNLQIGQVVCIPAPAPPKPECPGFFYTIQPGDTLSELAKRFGTTVKSIIDVNPGIDPRNLIVGQKICIPERRCPRGTVPYTIKQGDTLEAIARKFHTSVQRILKENPSLDPKNLIVGERICVPARND; encoded by the coding sequence GTGAATGACACCATGTCAAAGCCATCCTGTCCCGGCACACTGTACACAATCCGGGCGGGCGATACCTTTTTCCTCCTGGCGCAACGCTTCGGGGTGAGCCTGGACGCCATTCTGGCCGCCAACCCAGGAGTTGACCCGAACAACCTGCAGATCGGCCAGGTGGTGTGCATCCCCGCACCGGCACCTCCTAAACCCGAATGCCCCGGATTCTTTTATACAATTCAGCCTGGGGACACACTCTCTGAACTGGCTAAGCGCTTCGGCACTACCGTTAAGTCCATTATCGACGTCAATCCGGGCATCGACCCCAGAAATCTAATCGTCGGGCAAAAAATCTGCATTCCCGAAAGGCGCTGCCCCCGGGGGACCGTTCCCTACACAATCAAACAGGGGGACACCCTGGAAGCGATCGCCCGCAAATTCCATACCAGCGTCCAAAGGATCCTCAAAGAAAATCCCTCACTTGATCCTAAAAATTTAATCGTAGGAGAGCGAATTTGCGTTCCGGCCAGGAACGATTAG
- a CDS encoding ferredoxin — MEVFVDPDLCISCGTCIDLCPEIYDWDEDGKAKAIEEEVPEDLEDCAKEAVESCPVDAIKESP, encoded by the coding sequence ATGGAGGTTTTTGTCGACCCCGACCTCTGCATCAGCTGCGGAACCTGCATCGATCTCTGCCCGGAGATCTACGATTGGGACGAGGACGGGAAAGCCAAGGCGATCGAAGAGGAAGTCCCTGAGGATCTCGAGGATTGCGCCAAAGAAGCTGTAGAAAGCTGCCCCGTCGATGCCATCAAAGAATCTCCATAA
- a CDS encoding nucleotide sugar dehydrogenase, which yields MNLMESERQVAIFGLGFIGLPLALSFALKGCRVIGVDVDEQLVQDLNKGVTYHLEAKDGIPIQQILKEQLAAGRFRATTDPEQATKSSTDVIVTVGVPVTDGIPDYSYIRAAVQTIASYLRPGQLVLIRSTVTPGTTRRLLQPILESSGLQAERDFYLAYASERIAEGRAFEEFENMPTLVAGAGEKSLKRAREVLSIVTRAEIHEASSYEVVETAKVFENISRDVDIAMVNEFAVFTKAIGIDIFEVIRLANTHKRVNLLQPGPGVGGYCLPNALYYLLPRALEANLNLRLLPVARRINDETPRRIAGLILKNLPVPPSRAKVAVLGIAMKDYSNDDRLSPALKVIQFLESAGVTVAAYDPAVPHQYPFKVNSLEDALRGANGIAVLARQKNIDYEKLTEFRKLMKEDPFIVDTRNVYNRRQAKAAGFRLETL from the coding sequence ATGAATCTCATGGAATCAGAAAGACAGGTGGCAATTTTCGGACTCGGTTTTATCGGACTTCCGCTTGCCCTCAGCTTTGCCTTAAAAGGGTGCCGGGTGATCGGTGTAGATGTCGATGAACAGCTCGTGCAGGACTTAAATAAAGGGGTCACCTACCACCTGGAGGCAAAGGATGGGATCCCCATCCAGCAGATCTTAAAGGAGCAGCTGGCCGCAGGCAGATTCCGGGCAACCACCGACCCGGAGCAGGCCACTAAATCCTCAACCGACGTAATCGTCACAGTAGGAGTGCCAGTCACTGACGGCATACCTGACTACAGCTACATTCGAGCCGCCGTTCAGACCATCGCCAGTTATCTGCGCCCCGGGCAGCTGGTTCTCATCCGCAGCACCGTCACCCCGGGCACAACCCGTCGCCTCCTTCAACCCATTCTGGAAAGCTCAGGCTTGCAGGCGGAAAGGGACTTCTATCTCGCTTATGCATCTGAGCGCATCGCCGAAGGGCGCGCCTTCGAAGAGTTCGAAAACATGCCAACACTTGTGGCCGGAGCGGGAGAAAAAAGCCTAAAACGCGCTAGGGAAGTTTTGAGCATCGTCACGAGGGCCGAAATTCACGAAGCCAGCAGTTACGAAGTTGTGGAAACGGCCAAAGTTTTTGAAAACATCTCCAGAGACGTGGATATTGCCATGGTCAATGAATTCGCCGTTTTCACCAAGGCTATCGGCATCGATATTTTCGAAGTGATCAGGCTGGCCAACACCCATAAGAGAGTCAATCTGTTGCAGCCAGGACCCGGTGTAGGCGGATACTGTCTGCCGAACGCCCTCTATTATCTCCTACCCCGCGCCCTCGAGGCCAACCTCAACCTCCGCCTGCTTCCGGTGGCGCGGCGGATAAACGATGAAACCCCCCGGCGAATTGCCGGCCTGATTCTTAAGAATCTGCCCGTCCCTCCGTCTCGGGCCAAGGTCGCCGTTTTGGGGATTGCCATGAAGGACTATTCCAACGATGATCGCTTAAGCCCAGCACTGAAAGTAATCCAATTTCTAGAATCCGCCGGTGTCACCGTTGCCGCCTACGACCCTGCAGTTCCGCACCAGTATCCTTTTAAGGTAAACTCTCTGGAAGACGCCCTGCGCGGAGCCAACGGCATCGCCGTACTGGCCAGGCAGAAGAACATCGACTACGAGAAACTCACCGAGTTCCGCAAACTGATGAAAGAAGACCCTTTTATCGTCGACACCAGGAATGTCTACAACAGGAGGCAGGCAAAAGCTGCCGGTTTTCGGCTGGAAACCCTTTAA
- a CDS encoding DUF1540 domain-containing protein, whose product MPRVRCGCSRCEFNNNNECQADDVEFKSSRDDDGTGVSCNTFRARRNV is encoded by the coding sequence GTGCCCAGAGTGCGCTGTGGCTGCAGCAGATGCGAGTTTAATAATAACAATGAGTGTCAGGCCGATGATGTCGAATTCAAAAGCAGTAGGGATGATGATGGCACCGGTGTTTCCTGCAATACTTTTCGTGCTCGGAGGAATGTCTAA
- a CDS encoding endonuclease/exonuclease/phosphatase family protein — MAGLRVGTWNIKGGRGARGLPVLFRRTKYLNRIAEIIKTLELKVVALQEVDVSTLRCGFLHQPGYLVERLSRLTGDDWTYLFAKTLTVQGGAYGNAIISAFPFDEVVRVPLDVPGQRVEKRLFLFARLLIPGGPPCGIGCFHLSVEGDGLRLQQVKRIKAALSGLSPPPPLILGGDLNGERSSAAYQEMLAGAFPLCDLGPSSGYSFTDRSGYRARIDFLYGKGALPLASGIVDSGGVSDHDLVWVECEV; from the coding sequence ATGGCTGGATTGCGTGTGGGTACCTGGAATATCAAAGGCGGCAGGGGAGCCCGGGGACTTCCTGTGTTGTTCAGAAGGACAAAATACCTCAATCGGATTGCGGAGATAATTAAGACCCTCGAACTCAAGGTGGTAGCCCTCCAGGAGGTGGATGTGAGTACCCTCCGCTGCGGGTTTTTGCACCAACCCGGTTACCTTGTGGAAAGGCTTTCCCGTCTTACGGGTGATGACTGGACCTACCTGTTCGCCAAAACTTTAACCGTTCAGGGGGGAGCTTACGGCAACGCCATCATATCTGCTTTTCCTTTCGATGAGGTCGTCCGGGTGCCGTTGGATGTCCCCGGCCAGAGGGTTGAAAAGCGCCTTTTTCTTTTTGCCCGCCTCTTAATTCCCGGAGGGCCGCCCTGCGGCATCGGCTGTTTTCACCTGTCGGTCGAAGGGGACGGCTTGCGTTTGCAGCAAGTAAAAAGAATTAAAGCTGCACTGTCGGGGCTTTCCCCTCCTCCGCCGTTAATCCTGGGAGGTGATCTCAACGGGGAAAGGAGCAGTGCAGCTTACCAGGAGATGCTGGCAGGAGCATTCCCTCTGTGTGACTTGGGGCCCTCATCCGGGTATTCTTTTACCGACCGCTCCGGCTACAGGGCTCGTATTGACTTCCTCTACGGAAAAGGCGCATTGCCTCTTGCTTCGGGTATTGTCGACAGCGGTGGCGTTTCCGACCATGACCTGGTATGGGTGGAGTGTGAGGTCTAA
- a CDS encoding glycosyltransferase family protein has protein sequence MRTAIENQDIICLSTVDWDPIWTRKQQIISRLPLSNRILYVEPPISLLSPFKNKACWKKWPLWWKGLRQWRENIYLYSPPVIAPFGNIYRQVNRLNQAWLAPFIRRAARRLNFREPLLWTYLPNSADIVGRLGEKLVIYDCVDEHSAYSGFRPETVWDMEKSLLEKADIVFTTAEGLYEKRKPFCREIHLIPNAADVDHFQKSVLETTPLAPELKGLPHPVIGFVGVIQDWIDLDLIADLAAARPGWSFVLVGPAGPGVDLKRLHSLPNVHLLGRRNKEVLPSYFKGFDICLNAFRLNRLTATVSPLKFYEYLASGKPVVSVPLPAVEPFADVVEIARTPAEFLKKIEQALTLETPERRKLRLKRAQENSWEQRVAEIMEKIAPKL, from the coding sequence ATGAGAACAGCAATAGAGAATCAGGACATCATCTGCCTTTCCACAGTCGACTGGGATCCCATCTGGACGCGCAAGCAGCAGATCATCTCCCGGCTGCCCCTTTCCAACCGCATCCTTTACGTAGAGCCCCCGATTTCTCTGCTCTCCCCTTTCAAAAACAAGGCCTGCTGGAAAAAGTGGCCCCTGTGGTGGAAAGGACTGCGGCAGTGGAGGGAAAACATCTATCTGTACTCCCCTCCCGTCATCGCCCCCTTTGGTAACATCTACCGGCAGGTAAACAGGCTTAATCAGGCCTGGCTGGCCCCCTTCATTCGCCGGGCGGCACGCCGGCTGAACTTCCGGGAGCCACTGCTCTGGACTTACCTGCCCAACAGCGCCGACATCGTCGGCAGGCTGGGAGAAAAGCTGGTGATCTACGATTGTGTGGACGAGCACTCCGCATACAGCGGTTTCCGCCCGGAAACCGTCTGGGATATGGAGAAAAGCCTTCTTGAGAAGGCAGATATCGTCTTTACGACGGCCGAGGGCCTCTACGAAAAAAGAAAGCCCTTCTGCCGGGAAATTCACCTGATACCCAACGCGGCGGATGTCGACCACTTCCAGAAGTCAGTTTTAGAAACAACACCCCTGGCTCCGGAACTGAAGGGGCTTCCCCATCCGGTGATCGGCTTCGTCGGCGTAATTCAGGACTGGATAGACCTGGACTTAATAGCCGATCTGGCCGCAGCGCGTCCGGGGTGGTCCTTCGTTCTGGTAGGCCCCGCGGGGCCAGGAGTCGATCTCAAGAGGCTGCACTCCCTCCCCAATGTGCATCTGCTCGGCAGAAGGAACAAAGAGGTCCTGCCCTCTTATTTCAAGGGTTTTGACATCTGCCTGAACGCCTTCCGGCTGAACCGGTTGACGGCAACGGTCAGTCCGCTGAAGTTCTACGAATATCTGGCCTCTGGAAAGCCGGTGGTTTCTGTCCCCCTTCCGGCAGTAGAACCCTTTGCCGATGTAGTAGAAATTGCCAGGACCCCCGCCGAGTTCCTCAAAAAAATCGAGCAGGCACTGACCTTGGAAACTCCGGAACGCCGGAAGCTGCGCTTAAAAAGGGCTCAAGAAAATTCCTGGGAGCAAAGGGTTGCGGAGATCATGGAAAAAATAGCACCGAAATTGTAG
- a CDS encoding NAD(P)-binding protein yields the protein MEKLSLIIDGREVTGSAGETILEVARRSGIEIPTLCFDERLKPYGGCGLCVVEVKGSSKLFRACATEAVPGMVVTTDSPRIRESRKMTLELLLSDHTGDCRPPCTLSCPAQTDCQGYVGLIANGRYREAVALIKERLPLPASIGRVCPHPCETACRRKLVEEPVAIAALKAFMGDRDLAGGNPYLPEVKPATGKKVAVVGSGPAGLTAAYFLAREGHEVTIFEAMPRPGGMLRYGIPQYRLPKEILDREIELIARMGVRIVTNTKIGRDISLDYLRENFQAVFIGIGAWRSSSLGCPGENLEGVVGGIDFLRRVAHGSDVGIGERVAVVGGGNTAMDAARTAVRLGARKVMVVYRRTRAEMPAEDVEVQEAMEEGVEFRFLVSPLEVLGDDLGKVRAIRLRRMQLGEPDASGRRRPLPIPGAEEEIAVDMVIAAIGQQTDACGLGGLDLTRKGTIAVDPVTLQTNIPGVFAGGDAVTGPGIAIEAVAQGQQAGAAINSYLAGKLEAPRKVFAVTRKDLTAEDFADRERTPRAAMPRLSASERRGNFREVNLGFSEEAARNEAKRCLECGCLDYFECKLAAYAAEYGARPDHLEGAKRREKFRDRHHLLEFNSEKCILCGLCVRICDEVVGPGVLGLVDRGFDTVVKPECGLPLSETACLSCGQCAAVCPTGALLERQPLDKQVPLLMDEKPSLCSFCSLGCELVYSVHGGLVGRALPRKNGLLCRKGRFGFAYFTRDRLETPLVRIDGQKEAVSWEEALNRAAGEVKRIRKREQEDVLAVLVSPAYTLEEAWAAAQFGRIALGTKRVGSANLNLAGYSTAGAWSELQAADLILMVGSCNECQIAAVRVRQAVRRGAQLVVISDEAGLVDDLAVYKVSPENGTGFLKEVLAAAAEKGFPFDGSLQMTLGGIEPSGEAKKVADFYTAAKKPLILVDGFSVTQTGAQLLSALARLGGRIGSAGRGLLVVSPGGNAAGLWELGIRTPFTEILADIRRGACRGLFVFEEDPVGAGICTPSDLERLDLLVVVSTRLTPTAEIAGLVLPGASPLESSGYYLSADDQLKERCQVLLPVTGKDNEAVIQELAGAMESVLPAFRLESVTAAEAPGPEKDLPAADGPLFAPMGMADLILFDF from the coding sequence GTGGAAAAACTGAGTTTGATTATAGACGGCCGTGAGGTGACGGGTTCTGCAGGTGAGACCATCCTGGAGGTGGCCCGGAGGAGCGGTATCGAGATTCCTACTCTCTGTTTCGACGAGCGGTTGAAGCCCTACGGCGGCTGCGGGCTTTGTGTGGTGGAGGTCAAAGGGAGCTCCAAGCTGTTCAGGGCCTGTGCCACCGAGGCCGTTCCTGGGATGGTGGTTACCACCGATTCCCCGCGCATAAGGGAATCCCGCAAGATGACCCTGGAACTGCTGCTCTCCGATCACACGGGGGACTGCCGGCCCCCGTGCACTCTCTCCTGCCCGGCCCAAACGGACTGTCAGGGATATGTCGGCTTGATTGCCAACGGCAGGTACAGGGAGGCGGTTGCTCTCATCAAGGAGAGACTTCCCCTGCCCGCCAGCATCGGACGAGTCTGTCCGCACCCTTGTGAGACCGCCTGTCGCAGGAAGCTGGTTGAGGAACCGGTGGCTATTGCGGCTTTGAAGGCCTTTATGGGTGACCGGGATCTGGCGGGCGGGAATCCCTACCTTCCTGAGGTCAAACCGGCTACCGGGAAGAAGGTAGCCGTTGTGGGATCGGGGCCCGCAGGGCTGACCGCAGCGTACTTCCTGGCCCGGGAGGGGCATGAGGTGACGATCTTTGAGGCCATGCCCAGGCCCGGTGGAATGCTTCGCTACGGCATACCCCAGTACCGTCTGCCTAAAGAGATCCTGGATCGGGAAATCGAGCTGATTGCCCGGATGGGTGTCAGGATCGTCACCAATACAAAGATCGGCAGAGATATCAGCCTGGATTACTTGAGGGAGAATTTCCAGGCCGTGTTTATCGGGATTGGAGCCTGGCGGAGTTCCTCCCTGGGCTGTCCGGGGGAAAACCTGGAGGGGGTGGTTGGCGGGATCGACTTCCTGAGGAGGGTCGCCCACGGCTCCGATGTTGGCATCGGGGAACGGGTCGCCGTGGTCGGAGGCGGGAATACCGCCATGGACGCTGCCCGCACCGCCGTCAGACTGGGAGCGCGGAAGGTCATGGTGGTTTACAGGAGGACCAGAGCGGAGATGCCCGCCGAAGACGTTGAGGTTCAAGAGGCCATGGAAGAGGGGGTAGAGTTCAGATTCTTGGTATCCCCCCTGGAGGTGCTCGGCGATGACCTTGGAAAAGTGAGGGCCATCAGGCTCCGGCGGATGCAGCTGGGAGAGCCTGACGCCAGCGGACGGCGCCGTCCTCTCCCCATCCCCGGGGCCGAGGAGGAGATCGCCGTGGATATGGTGATCGCGGCCATCGGCCAGCAGACGGACGCTTGCGGGTTAGGCGGCCTGGATCTCACGCGTAAGGGAACGATTGCAGTGGACCCCGTCACACTCCAGACGAACATCCCCGGTGTTTTTGCCGGCGGGGATGCCGTAACCGGCCCCGGAATTGCCATCGAGGCGGTTGCCCAGGGGCAGCAGGCAGGGGCGGCCATCAACAGCTACCTTGCGGGTAAACTTGAGGCCCCGCGAAAGGTCTTTGCCGTGACCCGAAAGGATCTCACGGCAGAGGATTTTGCCGACCGGGAACGCACGCCCCGGGCGGCCATGCCCCGGTTGAGCGCCTCCGAACGCAGGGGGAACTTCCGGGAGGTCAACTTGGGGTTCTCGGAAGAGGCGGCTCGCAACGAGGCCAAACGTTGCCTGGAATGCGGCTGCCTGGACTACTTCGAGTGCAAACTTGCCGCCTACGCCGCCGAATACGGCGCCCGGCCGGACCACCTGGAGGGCGCCAAACGCCGGGAAAAATTCCGGGACAGACACCACCTTCTCGAGTTCAACTCGGAAAAGTGCATTCTCTGCGGTCTGTGTGTCCGGATCTGTGATGAGGTGGTGGGGCCGGGGGTACTGGGGCTGGTTGACAGGGGTTTCGATACCGTTGTCAAGCCGGAGTGCGGCCTACCCCTGTCCGAAACGGCCTGCCTTTCCTGCGGCCAGTGTGCCGCCGTTTGTCCTACCGGCGCCTTGTTAGAGCGTCAGCCACTGGACAAACAGGTGCCTTTGTTGATGGATGAGAAACCGTCCCTCTGCTCCTTCTGCAGCCTGGGATGTGAACTGGTTTACAGTGTGCACGGCGGGCTGGTGGGACGCGCTCTGCCCCGCAAGAACGGGCTGCTCTGCCGCAAAGGGCGCTTTGGATTTGCCTACTTTACCCGCGATCGCCTGGAGACACCCCTGGTGCGGATCGACGGACAAAAGGAGGCTGTTTCCTGGGAGGAGGCACTCAACCGTGCGGCTGGGGAGGTAAAACGCATCAGGAAGCGTGAGCAGGAAGATGTCCTGGCCGTGCTTGTTTCTCCTGCGTACACTTTAGAGGAGGCCTGGGCGGCGGCACAGTTTGGGCGGATTGCTCTCGGGACGAAGAGGGTGGGGTCGGCAAACCTTAATCTGGCAGGGTATTCTACTGCCGGTGCCTGGAGCGAACTCCAGGCAGCAGACCTCATTCTGATGGTGGGATCCTGCAACGAATGCCAGATTGCGGCCGTCAGGGTGCGCCAGGCGGTGCGGCGTGGGGCGCAGCTGGTCGTCATCTCTGACGAAGCCGGGCTGGTCGATGACCTGGCCGTTTACAAGGTATCACCTGAGAACGGAACGGGGTTTTTAAAAGAGGTGCTGGCAGCGGCTGCTGAAAAGGGGTTTCCCTTTGACGGCTCCCTGCAGATGACTTTAGGAGGCATAGAGCCGTCCGGCGAGGCAAAGAAGGTGGCCGACTTCTATACGGCAGCGAAGAAGCCCCTTATCCTTGTCGACGGCTTCTCGGTAACGCAAACCGGGGCTCAGCTGCTGTCGGCTCTGGCTCGCCTTGGGGGAAGAATCGGCTCAGCGGGGAGAGGGCTCCTCGTCGTAAGCCCAGGTGGAAATGCGGCCGGGCTCTGGGAGCTGGGAATCAGGACGCCCTTTACGGAAATTCTTGCCGATATTCGACGGGGTGCCTGCCGGGGGCTCTTCGTCTTTGAAGAGGACCCGGTAGGGGCAGGTATCTGCACCCCCTCCGACCTGGAAAGGCTGGACCTGCTGGTTGTGGTATCCACCCGTCTGACGCCGACCGCCGAGATCGCCGGTCTTGTCCTCCCCGGAGCATCTCCGCTGGAGAGCTCCGGCTATTATCTTTCCGCCGATGACCAGCTGAAGGAGCGCTGCCAGGTGCTCCTCCCCGTTACCGGTAAGGATAATGAGGCGGTCATTCAGGAGCTGGCCGGAGCGATGGAGAGCGTCCTCCCTGCCTTCCGGTTAGAGTCGGTAACTGCTGCAGAAGCGCCGGGGCCAGAAAAAGACCTGCCGGCGGCAGATGGCCCGTTATTCGCACCTATGGGGATGGCTGACCTGATTTTGTTTGATTTTTGA
- a CDS encoding lytic transglycosylase domain-containing protein, giving the protein MIEEVLLATSKGLRPQSVAQGEKGNFTQALQKALRKEGNSFDSIFQEAGEKWGLPPALLKAVALVESNLNPRAVSRAGAQGLMQLMPSTALSLGVKNPFDPRENIFGGARYLRSLLDRFGGDVRLALAAYNAGPGTVEKYKGVPPFPETQKYLQRVLEAARNTSSLNGSLEAAEEMPTTRRPAGARTRQDAAAGIATAEVSPEWVRIWAALLLAEAALAAGSSNETAD; this is encoded by the coding sequence GTGATTGAAGAAGTCCTTTTAGCAACATCTAAGGGCCTACGGCCCCAATCCGTTGCCCAAGGAGAAAAGGGGAACTTCACCCAGGCTCTGCAAAAAGCCCTCAGAAAGGAGGGGAACAGCTTCGACTCGATCTTCCAGGAAGCAGGGGAAAAATGGGGATTGCCGCCGGCCCTGCTGAAGGCAGTCGCCCTGGTGGAGTCGAACCTCAATCCCCGAGCGGTTTCCCGTGCCGGAGCCCAGGGGTTGATGCAGCTGATGCCCTCGACGGCGCTCTCTCTAGGAGTCAAAAACCCCTTTGACCCCAGGGAAAACATCTTCGGCGGAGCCAGATACCTCCGCTCCCTCCTCGACCGCTTTGGTGGAGATGTCCGCCTCGCTCTGGCTGCATACAACGCCGGCCCGGGAACGGTGGAAAAATACAAGGGGGTGCCCCCTTTTCCGGAAACGCAAAAATACCTGCAGCGCGTCCTGGAGGCCGCCCGCAACACGTCATCCCTCAACGGCAGTTTAGAGGCCGCCGAAGAGATGCCCACCACACGCCGGCCGGCAGGTGCCCGAACCCGGCAGGATGCCGCCGCGGGGATAGCAACGGCGGAGGTATCGCCGGAGTGGGTGAGGATCTGGGCCGCCCTTCTGCTGGCCGAAGCTGCCCTGGCAGCAGGCAGCTCTAACGAAACGGCGGACTGA
- a CDS encoding LCP family protein has product MKRTGGLITACACILACLLFTAGLFLAGVFPRPDTSEHQKDENTASLKKFNVLLLGSDARPGEKVGNTDTIMVAQVSPERIAILSIPRDTRVEIPGKGTQKINSAARYGGPELTAAVVSDLIGVDVDKYVLVRWEGFIKIVDILGGVTVDVPRDMNHDSGDGEEYIIDLKKGRQKLNGRQALAFARFRNEALGDIDRSGQQLALMKSLIEQAKKPATLLKLPWLVPQLYKNVETNLDLQELLILARAGSNLKNVAVVTQTLPGYFLDLNGVSYWGVEPEHARQVAYNLFTYGITTTNVVLEPPYEERQQIPVDKTPAPPVVAQNPEEEKEEEPPAEAIDLPDLQEEPGDKGESPPETETPPDPETEPGDGSETPPEEETPPPAGEHGTNTAPKG; this is encoded by the coding sequence ATGAAAAGGACCGGAGGATTGATCACCGCCTGTGCCTGCATTCTCGCGTGTTTGCTCTTTACTGCCGGGCTCTTTCTGGCGGGAGTGTTTCCCCGCCCCGATACCTCGGAACACCAAAAGGACGAGAACACCGCATCCCTTAAGAAGTTCAACGTGCTCCTGCTCGGAAGCGACGCCAGGCCTGGGGAAAAGGTCGGCAATACGGATACCATCATGGTTGCCCAGGTAAGCCCGGAGAGGATAGCCATCCTCTCCATACCCAGAGACACGCGGGTGGAGATTCCCGGCAAAGGAACACAGAAAATTAACTCCGCCGCCCGTTATGGCGGCCCCGAACTGACTGCAGCAGTAGTATCAGATCTGATCGGCGTTGACGTCGATAAATACGTTCTGGTGCGCTGGGAGGGTTTTATCAAAATCGTCGACATCCTCGGTGGGGTGACGGTGGACGTTCCCAGAGACATGAATCATGACTCCGGCGACGGAGAAGAATACATCATCGACCTCAAAAAGGGCAGACAAAAGCTGAACGGCAGGCAGGCACTGGCCTTCGCCCGGTTCCGCAATGAGGCCCTGGGGGACATCGACCGCAGCGGACAGCAGCTCGCCTTGATGAAGTCCTTGATCGAGCAGGCGAAAAAGCCTGCCACCCTGCTGAAACTCCCCTGGCTGGTACCGCAGCTGTACAAAAATGTGGAAACAAATCTCGACCTTCAGGAGCTCCTGATCCTGGCCAGGGCAGGAAGCAACCTGAAAAACGTAGCCGTGGTCACCCAGACGCTCCCCGGCTACTTTCTCGATCTGAACGGTGTCAGCTACTGGGGGGTGGAGCCGGAGCATGCCCGTCAGGTGGCTTATAATCTCTTCACCTACGGTATAACCACGACAAACGTCGTTCTGGAACCGCCCTATGAAGAAAGGCAACAAATTCCTGTTGACAAAACTCCTGCGCCGCCGGTTGTTGCCCAAAATCCAGAAGAAGAGAAAGAAGAGGAACCCCCTGCGGAGGCGATTGACCTTCCGGATTTACAGGAGGAGCCTGGTGACAAAGGGGAGTCGCCGCCTGAAACGGAGACCCCTCCTGATCCGGAAACAGAGCCGGGAGACGGTAGCGAAACACCTCCGGAAGAAGAAACCCCACCACCGGCTGGTGAACATGGAACAAACACCGCCCCAAAAGGTTAG
- the ligD gene encoding non-homologous end-joining DNA ligase translates to MPVADKKVLVAIEGKELQLSNLDKVLYPAGGFTKAQVIDYYTKISPALLPHLRGRPVTFKRYPDGVRGESFYQKECPARRPQWLRTAPLRIRGGREINYCLLEDLPSLIWAANLAALELHTSLSLADDPLSPNFLAFDLDPGPPAGIIECCRVALILSRLLRRFHLEGFPKTSGSKGLQVYVPLNTPVSYERTKGFARACAEALEIQLPELVVSRMRKDLRTGKVFIDWSQNDPHKTTISVYSLRARERPTVSTPVSWSEVEAAVKRDDPELLFFEAEEAIERFAKWGDLFGPVVEKQQVLPCFQ, encoded by the coding sequence ATGCCGGTTGCAGATAAGAAAGTGTTGGTGGCTATAGAGGGCAAGGAGCTGCAGCTTTCAAACCTGGACAAGGTTCTTTACCCGGCCGGGGGGTTTACCAAAGCCCAGGTGATCGATTATTACACAAAAATATCTCCGGCGCTGCTGCCTCATCTCCGCGGGCGGCCGGTGACCTTTAAGCGTTATCCCGATGGCGTCCGGGGGGAATCTTTCTACCAGAAGGAGTGCCCCGCGCGCCGTCCGCAGTGGCTGAGGACGGCGCCGCTTCGCATCAGAGGGGGGCGAGAGATCAACTACTGTCTTCTGGAGGATCTGCCTTCACTGATCTGGGCGGCCAATCTGGCCGCCCTTGAACTACACACCTCGCTTTCACTTGCCGATGATCCCCTGTCCCCTAACTTTTTGGCTTTTGACCTGGACCCCGGTCCTCCTGCAGGCATCATCGAGTGTTGCCGGGTAGCTCTGATTTTGAGCAGGCTTCTCCGCCGCTTCCATCTCGAAGGCTTTCCCAAGACTTCCGGTTCCAAGGGACTGCAGGTTTATGTGCCCTTGAATACTCCTGTGAGTTACGAGCGAACAAAGGGATTCGCCAGAGCCTGTGCTGAGGCTTTGGAGATACAGCTACCGGAGTTAGTGGTTTCCCGGATGAGAAAAGACCTGCGCACAGGGAAGGTCTTTATCGATTGGAGCCAAAACGACCCTCACAAGACGACGATCTCCGTTTATTCTTTGCGTGCAAGGGAGCGCCCGACGGTTTCCACCCCGGTGAGCTGGTCGGAGGTGGAAGCAGCAGTTAAAAGGGATGACCCCGAGCTGCTGTTTTTTGAGGCAGAGGAGGCCATTGAGCGGTTTGCAAAATGGGGGGATCTCTTTGGTCCGGTAGTGGAGAAGCAGCAGGTTTTGCCTTGTTTTCAGTGA